In Catenulispora sp. GP43, the sequence AAGTCGCGGCGGTCGTCACCGGTCCTGAGGACCTTGACCGCGACGGCACGCCGCAGGCGGAGGTCGGCGGCCTGGTAGATCTCGGCCGCGCCGCCCAGCCCGATGCGCTCACCGAGCCGGTAGCGGTTGCCCAACAGACCCTGGCTGACAGCGCTCACAGCGGTAAGACTCACCGACGCCGGATAACCCGGATCCGCTGCTTCACACGCCCTTGAGAGATTTATCCCGCTCCACGGCCGTTCCGGCACCGTGGTTTCCCGACAGCAACGCCAAGAACGGGCCCACCTGCAGATCGCGCTGGGCCGCGTGGCGGAAGCCCAGATCCAGGTTCACGGCGTAGTGGTTGCGCCGCCCGACCCGGCTGCGGGTCACGTATCCGGCGGCCTCCAGGTCGGCGATGATCGCGGCGGTGGCCCGCTCGGTGATCCCGGCCGCGGCGCTCAGCTCTCTGATACGGGCCTGCGGATCACGGGCGATCTCCACCAGGACGCGGCCGTGCGAGGTCAGCAACGTCCACGCGTCGCGCCTGCCGTCGCCTGCTGCCACGCCGCGATGATACCCGCGGAAGCGCGAATCGTGATCAATTCTTCGGGTATTCCCCGCCGGCCGGGGACCCGGGGAGTTCCGGGGGCTCCGGTGCCGCAAGGGGAGCCGGGGGCATCGCGGTCGGTTCTGCACCGGCGCCGGCTGCGGCGAGCGGATCCGGCAGCGCGACGACAGGGTTCACCATGAGGTCTTCGGGGGTGATGCCTTCCTCAGGCGTCACCGCGGCGGCCAGGGTGCTGGTGCCGGCGAGCATCTCCAGAAACGGCCCCACCTGGAGGCCGTCCTGTGCCGCGTGCCGGAACGGATTGTCCATGTGCACCACGTAGCGCGTGCGCCGTCCGACCCGGACGCGCTGCACATACCCGGCCCGTTCGAGGTCGGCGATGATGGCCTGGGTGGCACGCTCGGTGATGCCGATGATCGCGCTGATGTCCCGCACGCGGGCCCGCGGATTGCGGGCGATCTCCACGAGGACGTGTCCGTGGGAGGTGAGCAGCGTCCACCTTCGACGTTCCTCTGCCTCCTCCATTCCTCCACCATATCCCTGTGGCAATGGAACGAGGTTGACGCCGGGTCCGCTGGCCGGGGTTCAGCTCGTTCTCTGAGCCTGTGCGGCGTGCGGATCGAGGTCTGCGAGCGTGAGCGGATGCGCTGGCGGGTCCGGGAGCGCGATACGGCTGGTGACGTGCAGGTCGGGACCGATATGTACGAGTTCGCCGGAGCGCAGCGCACGCCAGCCGGGATGGTCGTCGAGCCGTTCGCTGGCCACGACCACGGACGACCGGTCGGCGAGGCCGTCGGCCCGCACCCGCATGCGTCCGCCGCTCCCGTTCTGGTCCAGGCCGCGACCTTGGTGGGGACCGTCGGCGCGCCGTTCCAGCAGATAGAGGCTGTGTGTCTCGGGATAGCGCAGCGCCCACAGGCTGTCGGCGGTGGTCATCACGATGTTGAGAGCCAGCAGCGGCAGGTTCTCGGCGACCCAGCGCGCCGCGGACTCCAGGCCGGCGGCCACATCGCCGCCGGCGGCCTCGGTCTCGCGATTCACCAACGCGAAGAAGCGTTCTGAGTCGGTGTCACCGCGCACCTGGGCCATGGCGTCGCCGAGATGCCGTTCGAGGATGTCCTTGCCCTCGATGACGCCGTTGTGGGCCAGCATGCGGCCGTCGGCACAGAAGGGGTGCGTGTTGCGTATGGAAAGCGCTCCGGTGGTGGCGTAGCGGACGTGGGCGATGAAGGTCGAGGATTCAACGGTCGCGGCCTCCTCGGCGAAGGCCCGGTCCTCGTACGCGGCGATGGGAGCCTTGTGCAGCACCGGTTCGCCGTCGGGCCGGAAGTAGCCCAGCCCGGTCCCGTCCGGATCCCGCCTGCTCTGCGCGGACAGGCTGTCCGCGGCGTCCAGGAGCCAGAACGTGGCCCGCACGCGCTCCGGAGCGCTGGTCATGGCGAACAAACGGCACATACGTGGCCGGGTGCCCAGCCCCACGGGAACTAAACGCCCGTTTCATCCCCGTGCGACGGGCTACGAGGGCGCTTCACGAGGAACAGCTCGACGAAGGGATCCACCATGAGCGTCAGTGACAAGGCCAAGCACGCGGTCGAGGACGCGAAGGGCAAGGCCAAGGAAGCCACCGGCAAGGTCACCGGCAACGAGCGCATGCAGGCCGAAGGCCAGGCCGACCAGGACAAGGCCCACGCCGCCCACGCGGCCGACAAGGCGAAGGACACGGTGAAGAACACCGGCCAGGAGGCGAAGGGCAAGGTCCGGGAAGTGGCCGGAGCCGTCACCGACGACGAGGGCATGGAGGCCAAGGGCAAGGTCGAGCAGCTGGGCGCGCGAGCCAAGGAGCACTTGAACAAGTAAGGAGTTCGCTGAGCGGCTGCGCGCCGACCGGCCGGCCCCGGGTGTAGCGCCCGCAGGGCCGGTCTTCTCTGTGCTGCGGGCTGCCTGGCCGTTGCCTTGCCTGCCCCGCTTGCCGAACCCCTCACTCAGCCGCTGTCGTCGCCTCCGCGATGAGCTTGCGGACCTCGGCCAGGTCCATCCCGACCTGCAGGGCCCACTCGGAGCCCGAAGCGTGCCGCGCGCCGATCGCCGTGTCGGCCGCGGCCGCCAGCTGGTACAGCACCTCGGTCGTCACCTCGACCGGCGCCGCCCGTCCGGCGTGTGCGCGGTCACCCCACAGCGCGGCGACCTCTCGCTCGGCGTGGGTCGCGGCATCGGTCCAGGCCACCACCTCGTTGACCCTGACCGCTGCGATGAGCCGCGCCAGCATGTCCTTCCCGACAGATGTGCAGCCCTGCGAAAGGCCGGCCATGGCGTCCTCCCGCCCGCGTCTATATACCTGATCTCCTTTTCATGCTTAATTTTACATATGAACGGTACCGGGGATCAGCTGTCCGGCGCCGCCGAACAGGGTGACGACTCACCCGATTCGGTATGATCCGCGACGTGGCGAATGACCGCAAACGTGATGCCTGGACCCTGCTGACGTCACACGGCCACGTCCTGGTCGAGATCGCCAGGAACCCCGACGCCAGGATCAGGGACATCAGCGCGGCGGCCGGGATCACGGAGCGTGCCGCCATAGCGATCATCGCCGACCTGGACGCCGCCGGCTACGTGACGCGCAGCCGAGTCGGCCGGCGGAACCGTTACGTCGTCCACCTCGATCTTCCGTTCCGCCACCCGGCCCAGCACGATCTGCTGGTGGGGCCCTTCCTCAGACTGCTCGCGGAACTGCCCGGCGAGTCGGCGCCAGCAGCCAAAGCCGCCACTGTTGCTACAGTCGCCAAAGCCGTCAAAACTGCCAAAGTGGCCAAAGCGGCTAAATAGCGCTCCTACGACCCGTCCCCCGAGCCCGCGGCCTGCCCCCGGCCGTCATCGTGCCGCCCCACCTCGAACGACACGGTCTTCCCCGCCTCATCGGCCGCCAC encodes:
- a CDS encoding helix-turn-helix transcriptional regulator yields the protein MAAGDGRRDAWTLLTSHGRVLVEIARDPQARIRELSAAAGITERATAAIIADLEAAGYVTRSRVGRRNHYAVNLDLGFRHAAQRDLQVGPFLALLSGNHGAGTAVERDKSLKGV
- a CDS encoding helix-turn-helix transcriptional regulator; translated protein: MEEAEERRRWTLLTSHGHVLVEIARNPRARVRDISAIIGITERATQAIIADLERAGYVQRVRVGRRTRYVVHMDNPFRHAAQDGLQVGPFLEMLAGTSTLAAAVTPEEGITPEDLMVNPVVALPDPLAAAGAGAEPTAMPPAPLAAPEPPELPGSPAGGEYPKN
- a CDS encoding class II glutamine amidotransferase gives rise to the protein MCRLFAMTSAPERVRATFWLLDAADSLSAQSRRDPDGTGLGYFRPDGEPVLHKAPIAAYEDRAFAEEAATVESSTFIAHVRYATTGALSIRNTHPFCADGRMLAHNGVIEGKDILERHLGDAMAQVRGDTDSERFFALVNRETEAAGGDVAAGLESAARWVAENLPLLALNIVMTTADSLWALRYPETHSLYLLERRADGPHQGRGLDQNGSGGRMRVRADGLADRSSVVVASERLDDHPGWRALRSGELVHIGPDLHVTSRIALPDPPAHPLTLADLDPHAAQAQRTS
- a CDS encoding CsbD family protein, whose amino-acid sequence is MSVSDKAKHAVEDAKGKAKEATGKVTGNERMQAEGQADQDKAHAAHAADKAKDTVKNTGQEAKGKVREVAGAVTDDEGMEAKGKVEQLGARAKEHLNK
- a CDS encoding MarR family transcriptional regulator produces the protein MIRDVANDRKRDAWTLLTSHGHVLVEIARNPDARIRDISAAAGITERAAIAIIADLDAAGYVTRSRVGRRNRYVVHLDLPFRHPAQHDLLVGPFLRLLAELPGESAPAAKAATVATVAKAVKTAKVAKAAK